The Caldilineales bacterium genome includes the window TTACAGTTGAACCGTGAGGGAGTCGTGAATCTCCGCAAAGTCCTGTTCGTGATGGGCGAACATCCCCCCAAGCCCTGAGAGGGGCTAACATGCGGCTCATGTTGCGTGTATCGCCGGAGATTCATGCCGCAGTTGCGGCGGCGGCACAAGTCGGCGGCAAGAGCAGCAATCAGTAGGCCACAGAGGCATTCACGCAGGCGGTGCGTGCCTGGCAGATCAGTTCAGGTGCGACGCACTTTGAGCGACCTCATGACCTGCATGATACTGAAAACCCGAGTCATTGACGCTCGCGAAGTGCGTCGCACCTCTAGGGTGAACACTTACCAAGATAGGAAGTTATGAGGAGTTCTTAGCAATGAATAACAAGTCCAATAATCGGGTATTTGGCATGAAATTTGCCAATGTATATCCGCTCTACGTTAAAAAGGCAGAACGCAAAAATCGTACTAAAGAAGAAGTTGACCAAATCATCTGCTGGTTGACTGGTTACAGCCAAACAGGGTTGCAACAGCAGATCGAACACGGGAATGATTTTGAAACCTTTTTTGCGCAAGCACCCGCCATGAATCCAAATCGTTCGCTGATCCAGGGTGTCGTCTGTGGTGTTCGCGTGGAAGAAATCGAAGACCCGCTCATGCAAAGCATACGCTATTTGGATAAGCTGATTGATGAGCTTGCAAAAGGAAAAGCAATCACGAAGATTATGCGTCAGTAAGTCGTTTCGAGGTAAGTGTTCATCTTAGAGGTGCGACGCACGTATCTGTTCACGTTCTGTCATTGCGAGG containing:
- a CDS encoding toxin-antitoxin system HicB family antitoxin, which produces MRLMLRVSPEIHAAVAAAAQVGGKSSNQ
- a CDS encoding DUF2200 domain-containing protein, producing MNNKSNNRVFGMKFANVYPLYVKKAERKNRTKEEVDQIICWLTGYSQTGLQQQIEHGNDFETFFAQAPAMNPNRSLIQGVVCGVRVEEIEDPLMQSIRYLDKLIDELAKGKAITKIMRQ